Below is a genomic region from Sander vitreus isolate 19-12246 chromosome 15, sanVit1, whole genome shotgun sequence.
AGCCTTTGAAGTGAGGCCAGGAGTGTGAACTGCTCTCCAGCCAAAccggctcctcctcctcctccacctcggCTCCAGACACACTTTTTTGTGAGATAGTGGGAGTTCAACGAAACCAAACCAAAGGACTCCGCCAAAGGACATAATTTAGTCCTTTAAATCTTTAGAAGGAATACCCACTTAACAGGACCTAAACATGGGGAACCAGTTAACAGAAATTGCCCCTAGCTTCCAGTCTCTCCACGTCGTGGTAATTGGTTTGGACTCTGCAGGGAAAACCTCCCTCCTCTACAGACTCAAGCTACGGGAGTTTGTCGAGACGATCCCCACCAAAGGCTTCAATATGGAGCGGATTAAAGTGGCTATGGGCAACTCGAAAACCAACAGCACCACGTTCCAGGTGTGGGATGTCGGCGGCCAGGACAAACTTCGGCCCCTCTGGAAGTCGTACACCCGAAGGACCGACGGGCTGGTGTTCGTGGTGGACGCAGCCGAGGCAGAGCGCATGGAGGAGGCCAAGGTGGAGCTCCATCGGATCAGCCGCTCGGCGGAGAACCAGGGGGTGCCCGTGCTGGTTCTGGCAAACAAACAGGACCTGGATGGAGCCATGTCCGCTTCAGAGGTAATTATTGTTACACGAATGGTTGGTGTGTTTTGTCCACTGtattgtggacaaaacaagatatttaaagATGTCACTATTAGGGATCGAtcaatactgttttttcaaggccCATacagattattagtagttaatgaaaccgatgaCCGATATGAGTGGAATGTTACgcactccaacacaaaacttgaaatgctttaagcaatgaTTGATAAATGAGAAGCTTTCAACATGATACCCAGTAAGCGAGAgtcatggggggggggttggggttaagtcagactcagtggtgagtgaaactgaagcagatgGACAgtcacagagctgtagccgagccaaagtagaccactttttaattcattaactttatcggttatcaggcaaatgaAATGCtgatacagatcatctgcaaactgccaaaaaacgccCCGATAGTCAGCCAGGGCAGATAATCTCTCTCTATCCCTAGTCACTATACCGGAGATGACATCTAGATGTTGTCTAGACAAAGTATTGCTTTAGTCTACAAAAGGTAGGTAGACCGACCCACCAGTTGCAGAATTTCAAAgcaaattcatattttttcccaCAGTGACAGCGGAGGTTCCTTTAAACACTGCTGCCATTGTGTCTAAACCGTGCGCTGTTATCAGTATTAGTTGCTTATCCTTCATCCTCCATCGCATCAATCCCTCTATTTCCACTTTGTTTATCAACAACATAACAATTATCTGGCTTTTTAAAGAAACTTCAGACACTCGACTGCCATGACATTTTTCAGTGGTATGAACGTGCACCGCTGCTGCCAAATTATGAACGCTGCAGCTAAACTTCACGCCACCATTAATATCCTCTGCTCTCGTGTTTCaccctaaaaaaaatataaaaggaagACTGGCCTAGTTTTACGCTTGTAGAGCGGACCTCCATGGCGCATACGGACCACTATTGCGCTGCCCTCACGCCTGGTGTAGCCAATGTTGCTGCTCCGCAAACGGATTAGCATACATGTTCAATGTTGCCTGTCTGTAGCCtctccacacacatgcacggagCAGAGAGTGAAGTTGTTTGTACCGGTTACATTATTATAGTAAGGTAATCACCCTCAGTGTTCTAATCCGTCAAAATGACAGATGGTCTTCAGATTGTTCCCCCAATGAGGGGAAATATTCAGTGAATGGGACCTCTGGTTGTGACTGACGTCCTTGTCTTGTGCCTCCTGTGTTTCAGGTGGAGAAGGTTCTGGCTCTCCATGAGCTGAGCTCGTCCACGCTGCACCACACACAGGGCTGCTCGGCGCTGGATGGTCAGGGCCTGCAGCCCGGCCTGGAGAAACTCTACGACATGATCctgaagagg
It encodes:
- the LOC144530247 gene encoding ADP-ribosylation factor-like protein 4D produces the protein MGNQLTEIAPSFQSLHVVVIGLDSAGKTSLLYRLKLREFVETIPTKGFNMERIKVAMGNSKTNSTTFQVWDVGGQDKLRPLWKSYTRRTDGLVFVVDAAEAERMEEAKVELHRISRSAENQGVPVLVLANKQDLDGAMSASEVEKVLALHELSSSTLHHTQGCSALDGQGLQPGLEKLYDMILKRKKTLRHSKKKR